A stretch of Alligator mississippiensis isolate rAllMis1 chromosome 14, rAllMis1, whole genome shotgun sequence DNA encodes these proteins:
- the C14H1orf74 gene encoding UPF0739 protein C1orf74 homolog, translated as MGTLSPRLLIAAAQQNLRRGKKKGLSPAGCLHLAGEILAVASGLKPAFLYDYNAVGVEQVQNYLRQIQDMGLTRHPLHLLSIADNILILNLEKTVLHLESLLLMNKVLLVDVSASRKCPQPCEPEHVDSLKGHISDLLAHVKAAERVASQPVSTSQIFSADWNLCTMFGVLLGYPAFYAFNAEKGFENCLSLTPLRVFTVQASCPRISKDLRVRIYSFSVPENLYPAMKEELDLWCGHMKDLFSSQSDFVNVFVSTEVVSLAAVAL; from the coding sequence ATGGGAACATTGTCCCCTCGGTTACTAATTGCTGCAGCTCAGCAAAACCTTAGAAGAGGGAAGAAGAAAGGCTTATCTCCTGCTGGATGTTTGCACCTGGCTGGGGAGATCTTAGCTGTAGCTTCTGGACTGAAACCTGCTTTCCTGTACGATTATAATGCGGTCGGAGTCGAGCAGGTCCAGAACTACTTGCGGCAGATCCAGGACATGGGCCTGACGAGGCATCCGCTGCACCTCCTCAGCATAGCGGACAACATTTTGATTCTCAACCTGGAGAAGACAGTGCTGCATCTGGAGTCGCTGCTGCTCATGAACAAAGTCCTCCTCGTCGATGTCTCTGCATCTAGGAAATGCCCCCAGCCTTGTGAACCAGAACATGTGGACTCTCTGAAAGGCCACATTTCTGATCTACTGGCTCATGTTAAAGCGGCAGAGAGAGTCGcatcccagccagtctccaccaGTCAGATCTTCTCTGCTGATTGGAATCTGTGCACCATGTTTGGTGTCCTCCTGGGCTACCCTGCTTTCTACGCCTTTAATGCAGAGAAGGGATTTGAAAATTGCTTGTCTCTGACTCCACTGAGAGTTTTCACTGTCCAGGCCTCTTGCCCTCGGATAAGTAAGGATCTCAGAGTCCGAATTTATTCCTTCAGTGTCCCAGAGAACCTGTATCCTGCTATGAAGGAGGAGCTGGACTTATGGTGTGGACATATGAAAGATCTGTTTAGCTCACAGAGCGACTTtgtaaatgtctttgtttcaacAGAGGTGGTTTCTCTAGCTGCTGTTGCTCTGTAA